The following proteins are co-located in the Flectobacillus major DSM 103 genome:
- the hemL gene encoding glutamate-1-semialdehyde 2,1-aminomutase gives MTTKNSQELFDKAKNFIPGGVNSPVRAFRAVGGNPLFIKSAKGAYLYDEDDNQYIELINSWGPMILGHANELVEKAVADAIQRGFSYGAPTRREVEMAELITSIVPSVEKVRMVNSGTEATMSAIRVARGYTGRDKIIKFEGCYHGHGDSFLIAAGSGAITFGHPDSPGVTKGVANDTLTAPYNNLEAVKTLVEANKNQIACIILEPVVGNMGLVKPAEGFLEGLRQICDQEGIVLIFDEVMTGFRLAKGGFQERCGVTPDMTTMGKIIGGGMPVGAYGGKREIMDCVSPAGPVYQAGTLSGNPIAMAAGQAMLTYLNEHPEVYTRIEEVGNTLTTGMKANMQKLGLNYTLNHVGSMFTLFFTKQPVNNFEDAKTSDTALFGKYFQAMLKRGIYLAPSQYEAMFISTALTDNHVAQILEANYESLKEIIG, from the coding sequence ATGACTACTAAAAACAGCCAAGAACTTTTTGACAAAGCCAAAAACTTTATCCCTGGAGGTGTAAACTCACCTGTAAGGGCTTTTCGTGCAGTAGGTGGCAATCCGCTTTTTATCAAATCGGCCAAAGGGGCTTATTTGTATGACGAAGACGATAATCAGTATATTGAATTAATCAATTCGTGGGGGCCTATGATTTTGGGGCATGCCAATGAGTTGGTAGAAAAAGCCGTTGCCGATGCTATTCAAAGAGGCTTTTCGTATGGCGCTCCAACTCGCCGCGAGGTAGAAATGGCCGAATTGATTACTTCTATAGTGCCTTCTGTCGAAAAAGTCCGTATGGTAAACTCTGGCACAGAGGCTACAATGTCGGCTATTAGAGTAGCGCGTGGCTATACAGGTCGTGACAAAATTATCAAGTTTGAGGGGTGTTATCATGGTCATGGCGATTCATTTTTGATTGCTGCGGGTTCGGGTGCAATTACATTTGGGCATCCAGATAGCCCTGGAGTTACCAAAGGCGTAGCCAACGATACTCTTACTGCTCCATACAACAACCTAGAGGCCGTAAAAACATTAGTAGAAGCCAACAAGAACCAAATCGCTTGTATTATTCTTGAGCCTGTTGTAGGCAATATGGGCTTGGTAAAACCTGCCGAGGGTTTCTTGGAAGGTTTACGCCAAATCTGTGATCAAGAAGGTATTGTTTTGATTTTTGACGAAGTAATGACAGGATTCCGCTTGGCTAAAGGAGGGTTTCAAGAACGTTGTGGCGTTACACCCGATATGACTACCATGGGTAAAATTATTGGTGGAGGTATGCCTGTAGGGGCTTATGGTGGCAAGCGTGAAATTATGGATTGTGTTTCGCCTGCGGGGCCTGTGTATCAAGCAGGAACACTTTCGGGTAACCCTATTGCTATGGCCGCTGGCCAAGCTATGCTCACTTATTTGAACGAACATCCAGAGGTTTATACCCGAATAGAAGAAGTAGGAAATACGCTTACTACAGGTATGAAGGCAAATATGCAAAAACTTGGACTCAATTATACCCTTAACCATGTTGGGTCGATGTTTACGCTTTTCTTTACCAAACAACCTGTCAATAACTTTGAAGATGCCAAAACCTCAGACACCGCTCTTTTTGGTAAATACTTCCAAGCCATGCTCAAACGTGGTATTTATTTAGCTCCATCGCAATACGAAGCTATGTTTATTTCTACGGCTTTGACCGACAACCACGTTGCTCAGATATTGGAAGCTAACTACGAAAGCTTGAAAGAAATTATTGGATAA
- a CDS encoding glycosyltransferase, with product MRNYSIIIPVYNRPDEVEELLACLVKQTYKNFEVVIVEDGSVTKCDQVVENFRGRLDIQYYYQINTGQGFARNTGFQYAKGDYFIILDSDALIEPNYLEIVEKQLNKQFLDLYGGPDRDHPNFTPIQKAISYSMTSLFTTGGIRGSEKNLGGTFHPRSFNMGLSRDVWKKTQGFIITRMGEDIEFSIRAISLGFKSGLIPEAFIYHKRRTSFVQFYRQLRFFGKARINISRFFPKELKLIHTFPMVFTLACFSIPLWYFISMPMFYLAISLLGIYVLLNFTDSSIKNKSVWVGLLSIVAVFVQLIGYGIGFMTEGWKKLFEEKGYKQTGEKIDYPS from the coding sequence ATGCGTAATTATTCTATTATCATTCCTGTCTATAACCGTCCCGATGAAGTTGAGGAACTTTTGGCGTGCTTGGTTAAGCAAACTTATAAAAATTTTGAGGTAGTTATTGTTGAAGATGGTTCGGTTACTAAATGCGACCAAGTTGTAGAAAATTTTCGGGGAAGACTTGATATTCAGTATTATTATCAGATAAATACTGGACAAGGTTTTGCTCGCAATACGGGTTTTCAATATGCCAAAGGCGATTATTTTATCATTCTCGACTCCGATGCTTTAATTGAACCTAACTATTTAGAAATTGTAGAAAAACAACTGAATAAGCAATTTCTCGACCTTTATGGCGGCCCCGACCGTGACCATCCTAATTTTACGCCTATTCAAAAAGCTATTAGCTATTCAATGACCTCGTTATTTACAACAGGAGGAATTCGTGGAAGCGAGAAAAATCTAGGAGGTACATTTCATCCACGAAGCTTTAATATGGGCTTATCGCGTGATGTCTGGAAAAAAACACAAGGCTTTATTATAACCCGTATGGGCGAAGATATAGAGTTTTCGATTCGGGCTATTTCATTGGGTTTTAAGTCTGGTTTGATTCCTGAGGCTTTTATTTATCATAAACGCCGTACAAGTTTTGTTCAATTTTACCGTCAATTACGTTTTTTTGGAAAAGCTCGTATCAATATTAGTCGTTTCTTCCCTAAAGAATTAAAGCTAATACATACTTTTCCTATGGTATTTACTTTGGCTTGTTTTAGTATTCCATTGTGGTACTTTATTAGTATGCCAATGTTTTACTTAGCCATTTCTTTGTTGGGTATTTATGTACTTCTCAATTTTACCGATTCTAGTATCAAAAACAAAAGCGTTTGGGTAGGACTCCTGAGTATTGTTGCGGTATTTGTTCAACTGATTGGCTATGGAATAGGGTTTATGACCGAAGGTTGGAAAAAATTGTTTGAAGAAAAAGGATATAAACAAACAGGTGAAAAAATAGATTATCCTTCCTAA
- a CDS encoding peroxiredoxin, translating to MSLRLGDIAPDFTASTTQGTINFHEWIGDSWALLFSHPADFTPVCTTELGKTALLKGEFEKKGVKVIAVSVDDLDSHNKWVPDIEEVNGVKVNFPIIADENRNVATLYDMIHPNASEKATVRSVFIIGPDKKIKLTLTYPASTGRNFQELLRVIDSLQLTANYQVATPADWKDGEDVIITPAVKTEDAAAKFPKGFTVIKPYLRTTPQPNK from the coding sequence ATGTCATTAAGATTAGGAGATATTGCCCCAGATTTTACAGCATCAACAACTCAAGGAACAATCAATTTCCATGAATGGATTGGTGATTCTTGGGCATTGTTATTTAGTCACCCAGCCGATTTTACACCAGTATGTACTACTGAATTAGGTAAGACAGCTTTGCTAAAAGGTGAGTTTGAAAAAAAGGGTGTAAAGGTAATTGCGGTATCGGTCGATGACCTTGACTCTCACAACAAGTGGGTTCCAGACATTGAGGAGGTAAACGGTGTAAAAGTGAACTTCCCTATTATTGCCGACGAAAACCGTAATGTTGCTACTTTGTACGATATGATTCACCCAAATGCATCTGAAAAGGCAACCGTTCGTTCGGTATTTATTATTGGGCCAGATAAAAAAATCAAATTGACTCTTACTTACCCAGCTTCGACAGGTCGTAATTTCCAAGAGCTTTTGCGTGTAATTGATTCTTTGCAATTGACTGCCAACTACCAAGTTGCTACACCAGCCGACTGGAAAGATGGTGAAGATGTAATTATTACGCCTGCCGTAAAAACTGAAGATGCCGCAGCCAAATTCCCGAAAGGATTTACGGTAATTAAGCCTTATTTGCGTACTACGCCACAGCCTAACAAATAA
- a CDS encoding DinB family protein: MKYHFTKLFQYESWANEQVIIALQSMERTDNRSLELFSHILAAHLNWYNRVKDDNTYIPLWEKRDLSDSVILLRQISKRWLELIEEVDELSWGKTLTYANSKGEVFQSSLYEIMTHLLFHSGYHRGQLVSNLKGKVETLPVTDFIIYTREGF, from the coding sequence ATGAAATACCATTTTACAAAACTTTTTCAGTACGAGTCTTGGGCCAACGAGCAAGTTATTATTGCTTTACAATCGATGGAGCGAACCGATAACAGGTCGTTGGAGTTATTTTCTCATATTTTGGCTGCACATCTCAATTGGTATAATAGGGTAAAAGACGACAACACCTATATTCCTTTATGGGAAAAGCGTGATTTGTCTGATTCTGTGATTCTATTGCGACAGATTTCAAAGCGATGGTTGGAGTTGATAGAGGAGGTAGATGAATTGTCGTGGGGCAAAACACTTACTTATGCTAATTCAAAAGGAGAGGTTTTTCAATCGAGTTTATATGAAATTATGACCCATTTGTTATTTCATTCGGGGTATCATCGTGGGCAGTTGGTCAGTAATTTGAAAGGGAAAGTCGAAACCTTGCCTGTTACTGATTTTATTATTTATACCCGAGAAGGATTTTGA
- the hslV gene encoding ATP-dependent protease subunit HslV, translating to MEKIRSTTVLAVVHNGEVAIGADGQATMGNTVAKNHVKKIRKLLDGKIVTGFAGSTADAFTLLERFEEKLNAYGGNMKRASIELAKDWRTDRYLRKLEAMMVVVNKDEALIISGTGDVLEPENGIAAIGSGSNYALSAALALKKHAPHLSAEAMVKEGLTIAADICIYTNHNFTIEKPI from the coding sequence ATGGAAAAAATTAGATCAACAACCGTCTTGGCGGTGGTACACAACGGCGAAGTAGCAATTGGAGCTGACGGACAAGCTACCATGGGCAACACCGTAGCCAAGAACCACGTAAAAAAAATCCGTAAACTGCTTGATGGCAAAATTGTAACAGGATTTGCTGGCTCAACAGCCGATGCCTTTACACTCTTAGAACGCTTTGAAGAAAAACTCAATGCCTATGGGGGCAATATGAAAAGGGCTAGTATAGAATTGGCCAAAGACTGGCGAACAGACCGCTATTTGCGTAAACTTGAGGCTATGATGGTAGTGGTAAACAAAGATGAAGCATTGATTATTTCGGGAACAGGCGATGTTCTTGAGCCTGAAAATGGTATTGCGGCTATTGGTTCAGGAAGCAATTATGCGTTGTCGGCAGCTTTGGCTTTGAAAAAACACGCCCCTCATTTATCGGCAGAAGCTATGGTAAAAGAAGGCTTAACTATTGCCGCAGATATTTGTATCTATACCAATCATAATTTTACCATTGAAAAACCTATATAA
- a CDS encoding 2-oxo acid dehydrogenase subunit E2, translating to MAEIITMPKMSDTMTEGVVAEWLKKVGDQLKPGDGLIAEIETDKATMELDLDERMDLSNFKDGRLLYIGLEKGKAVPVDSIIAIIGENGEAYEHLLSGASAPAAPVAEATAETPAAAPVAAAPAVDTSNIKAEVIGMPKMSDTMTEGTLVAWLRKVGDVIKPGEALLAEIETDKATMEFDLDNFIDVTKYAPCTLLYIGIEEGKTVAVDDVIAVIGEPGANYQALLQGGAPAAAPVAAAAPATAATPAPVAAAAPVAQPVAVTSADGRVKASPLAKALAKDKGINLGEVKGSGENGRIVKADIDGFVPAAKAAPAKTAAPAAAPATILGQESYEEFSVNQMRKTIARRLSESKFSAPEFYLTMEINMDKAIAARTSMNEFSPVKISFNDMVIKAVAAALTKHPKVNSYWLGDKIRINHHVHIGMAVAVEDGLLVPVIRFANTKSLSQISAEAKDLGGKAKNKQLQPKDWEGNTFTVSNLGMFGIDEFTSIINQPESCILAVGGIKETVGVKNGQFYATNVMKVTLTCDHRTVDGATGAAFLQTFKQLLEDPIKLLV from the coding sequence ATGGCAGAAATTATTACGATGCCCAAAATGAGCGACACCATGACAGAAGGTGTTGTGGCAGAGTGGCTCAAAAAAGTTGGCGACCAGCTCAAGCCAGGTGACGGCCTAATAGCAGAAATCGAAACAGATAAAGCTACAATGGAGCTTGACTTGGACGAAAGAATGGATTTGAGCAATTTTAAAGATGGTAGACTTTTATACATTGGCTTAGAAAAAGGTAAAGCTGTGCCTGTTGATAGCATTATCGCTATTATCGGCGAAAATGGCGAAGCATACGAGCATCTTTTGAGTGGTGCCTCTGCTCCAGCTGCTCCTGTTGCTGAAGCTACTGCCGAAACCCCAGCCGCTGCTCCTGTTGCTGCTGCCCCTGCCGTTGATACTTCAAACATCAAAGCCGAAGTTATTGGTATGCCTAAAATGAGCGATACCATGACAGAAGGTACTTTGGTAGCTTGGCTTCGTAAAGTAGGTGATGTTATTAAACCTGGTGAAGCTCTTTTGGCCGAAATCGAAACAGATAAGGCTACCATGGAGTTTGACTTGGATAACTTCATTGATGTTACTAAATATGCTCCTTGTACACTTTTATACATCGGTATTGAAGAAGGCAAAACTGTTGCTGTAGACGACGTAATAGCTGTAATCGGCGAGCCTGGTGCCAACTACCAAGCATTGCTTCAAGGTGGTGCTCCTGCGGCTGCCCCTGTTGCCGCTGCTGCTCCTGCTACCGCTGCAACACCAGCTCCTGTAGCTGCTGCTGCTCCTGTTGCCCAACCAGTTGCTGTAACTTCAGCCGACGGACGAGTGAAGGCGTCTCCATTAGCTAAAGCTTTGGCCAAAGACAAAGGTATCAACCTTGGTGAAGTAAAAGGCTCTGGCGAAAATGGCCGTATCGTAAAAGCCGATATCGACGGATTTGTACCAGCCGCTAAAGCTGCTCCAGCCAAAACTGCTGCTCCGGCCGCCGCTCCAGCTACTATTTTAGGACAAGAAAGCTACGAGGAGTTCTCTGTAAATCAAATGCGTAAAACCATCGCACGTCGTTTGTCTGAGTCTAAGTTCTCTGCTCCTGAGTTCTATTTAACCATGGAAATCAACATGGACAAAGCGATTGCAGCTCGTACTTCAATGAATGAATTTTCTCCTGTGAAAATCTCATTCAACGATATGGTTATTAAAGCTGTTGCTGCCGCATTGACCAAGCACCCTAAAGTAAATTCTTACTGGTTGGGCGACAAAATCCGTATCAACCACCACGTACATATTGGTATGGCTGTGGCCGTTGAAGATGGACTGTTGGTTCCTGTAATTCGCTTTGCTAATACAAAATCACTTTCACAAATCTCGGCTGAGGCTAAAGATTTGGGAGGAAAAGCAAAAAATAAACAATTACAACCAAAAGATTGGGAAGGTAATACTTTCACAGTAAGTAACTTGGGGATGTTTGGTATCGACGAGTTTACGTCTATCATCAACCAACCAGAATCTTGTATCTTGGCTGTAGGTGGTATCAAAGAAACTGTTGGTGTGAAAAACGGACAATTCTATGCTACTAACGTAATGAAAGTTACGCTTACTTGCGACCACCGTACTGTTGATGGTGCTACGGGTGCTGCGTTTTTACAAACATTCAAACAATTGCTTGAAGACCCAATCAAATTGTTAGTTTAG
- a CDS encoding acyltransferase family protein, whose protein sequence is MKQKSAETLFFPNLNGVRFIAAFFVIIHHIEQFKEKFGFARHFFHLRFVRMIGPLGVFLFFVLSGFLITYLLLEEKHQTKRIAIKSFYVRRILRIWPLYYFVVLLGFFVFPHISWMSVPNETEWLSEDFGQKLLLFLLILPNLVVGVYPDIPFISQSWSIGVEEQFYYFWPWVVAKIDYIALRMKIWWIFLGIFIFFFLLRALGVTLIPKTGGWLYLHAFLHSLRLTCMILGAAAAYLCYYFLDSKLVRTIFSKPVQLFLWVLLLVCLSWEVYLPAINQEFYSVIFALLLMNLAVNNQSIVSLQWPVLEYLGKISYGLYMFHSIGIVIAIKICIYFVRREDIWLTDLVMYGVSIPFTLLVSALSYWLLEKPFLKLKHRFALIKSGKL, encoded by the coding sequence ATGAAGCAAAAATCTGCTGAGACATTATTTTTTCCCAATCTTAATGGAGTTCGTTTTATCGCTGCTTTTTTTGTTATCATTCATCATATAGAACAATTCAAAGAAAAATTTGGTTTCGCAAGGCACTTTTTTCACCTTCGATTTGTCAGAATGATTGGGCCATTGGGCGTATTTCTTTTTTTTGTACTAAGTGGTTTTTTGATAACCTATTTGTTGCTTGAAGAAAAACACCAAACCAAGCGAATCGCTATTAAATCGTTTTATGTACGGCGAATCCTCCGAATCTGGCCTTTGTATTATTTTGTGGTATTGCTCGGTTTTTTTGTCTTTCCGCATATTTCGTGGATGAGTGTACCTAATGAAACAGAATGGTTATCAGAAGATTTTGGTCAAAAATTACTGTTATTTTTATTAATTTTGCCCAACTTGGTAGTAGGAGTATATCCTGATATTCCCTTTATCTCTCAGAGTTGGTCGATTGGCGTAGAAGAGCAATTTTATTATTTTTGGCCTTGGGTAGTTGCCAAAATCGACTATATCGCATTGCGAATGAAGATTTGGTGGATTTTCTTAGGGATTTTTATCTTCTTTTTTTTGCTCAGGGCTTTGGGAGTTACATTGATCCCCAAAACAGGAGGTTGGCTCTATTTACATGCGTTTCTACACTCGTTACGGCTTACGTGTATGATTTTGGGAGCAGCCGCAGCGTACCTTTGCTATTATTTTTTAGATAGTAAGCTCGTGCGTACCATTTTCTCAAAACCTGTGCAATTATTCCTTTGGGTGTTGTTGCTAGTATGCCTTAGTTGGGAGGTATATTTGCCAGCCATCAATCAAGAGTTTTATAGTGTGATATTTGCGTTATTACTGATGAATTTGGCCGTAAACAACCAAAGTATAGTGTCGTTGCAATGGCCTGTCTTAGAGTATTTAGGCAAAATATCTTATGGCTTGTATATGTTTCATTCGATTGGTATTGTAATTGCTATTAAAATCTGTATTTACTTTGTACGAAGAGAAGATATTTGGCTAACCGACCTTGTTATGTACGGAGTGTCGATTCCATTTACGT